From Selenomonas sp. AB3002, one genomic window encodes:
- a CDS encoding amidohydrolase produces MDETTVKSYIEEVFAWLHAHPELSYEEHETTTKLKELLSRNKIKLLELPLPTGAAAEIGSQDGPLVALRADIDALPITEETGLPYVSKIEGRMHACGHDFHTAAVLGAALLLKEKESALPGKVRIIFQPAEEAPGGAKKVLETGILDEVQAIFGIHTSPLFPVGTLGLSSGPVMAAVDRFVLRFQGTGTHAAHPDRGVDVIPLAAHFISALQTIVSRNSDPFAANLVSITRITAGNTWNVLPETAELEGTVRSLTPENRQLIKDRLYALAQNEAEAFGAKVAIDWIQGPPPTINDKAWTNLFLDIARKQGFTLQEAPKSLGGEDFAYYQEKLPGVFASIGTGLSAPNHNPKFKVDPAALLPAAKLLAALAEGALRRLAK; encoded by the coding sequence ATGGACGAAACAACCGTAAAAAGTTACATAGAAGAGGTTTTTGCCTGGCTTCACGCACACCCGGAGCTTTCCTATGAGGAACATGAGACAACAACCAAGCTTAAAGAGCTGTTGAGCCGTAACAAAATCAAGCTCCTGGAACTGCCCCTGCCTACAGGTGCAGCTGCTGAAATCGGCAGTCAGGACGGGCCACTGGTTGCTCTTAGAGCAGACATAGATGCACTGCCCATCACAGAAGAAACAGGCCTTCCTTATGTTTCAAAGATTGAAGGCAGGATGCACGCCTGCGGACATGACTTTCACACTGCTGCGGTACTGGGAGCAGCTTTGCTCCTGAAGGAAAAAGAATCAGCACTTCCCGGCAAGGTACGGATTATTTTCCAGCCAGCTGAGGAAGCCCCCGGCGGAGCAAAGAAGGTGCTGGAGACAGGCATCCTTGATGAGGTTCAAGCCATCTTCGGAATACACACCTCTCCCCTTTTCCCAGTAGGAACCCTGGGATTGAGCTCCGGGCCTGTAATGGCAGCTGTAGACAGATTCGTCCTTCGTTTCCAAGGCACAGGCACTCATGCAGCCCACCCTGACCGGGGAGTAGATGTTATCCCTCTGGCTGCTCACTTCATCAGTGCTTTGCAGACCATCGTAAGTCGCAACTCTGACCCCTTTGCTGCAAATCTTGTCAGCATCACCAGAATCACGGCTGGCAATACCTGGAATGTACTGCCGGAAACAGCCGAACTTGAGGGAACAGTCCGCAGCCTGACCCCGGAAAACAGGCAACTCATAAAAGACAGGCTGTATGCATTGGCGCAGAACGAAGCCGAGGCTTTTGGAGCCAAGGTTGCGATTGACTGGATTCAGGGGCCGCCTCCCACTATAAACGATAAAGCATGGACGAATCTCTTCCTGGATATTGCCCGAAAACAAGGTTTTACCTTGCAGGAGGCGCCAAAATCATTAGGTGGAGAGGATTTCGCCTATTATCAGGAAAAACTGCCCGGCGTGTTTGCCTCCATCGGCACGGGACTGTCAGCTCCCAATCACAACCCAAAATTCAAAGTTGACCCTGCTGCCCTGCTGCCCGCTGCCAAACTTCTGGCAGCTCTTGCCGAAGGAGCACTAAGGAGGCTTGCCAAATGA
- a CDS encoding methionine ABC transporter permease, with translation MMDLGVPYSQIGLAAEQTLYMVFVSLAIGTAIAMVLAVLLVLTASGGILPHRTSFVALNTGINIIRSVPFIILMVFILPLTKLLVGTRVGTTAALVPLVVFIVPYLTRLFENSLLEVNKGIIEAAQAMGASYYEIVRYFLLPEAKGSLILSVTTGTIGLLGATAMAGAIGAGGVGDLALTYGYERLNFPLMLFTVIVLIVFVQIIQSIGNHFAAKSRGH, from the coding sequence TTGATGGATTTAGGTGTACCTTACTCACAAATTGGGCTGGCAGCAGAACAGACTCTGTACATGGTTTTTGTTTCCCTGGCCATCGGCACAGCCATTGCTATGGTTCTGGCCGTTTTGCTGGTGCTGACAGCTTCCGGGGGAATCCTTCCCCACCGAACTTCTTTTGTGGCTCTGAATACGGGCATAAACATCATCCGCAGTGTTCCCTTCATCATCTTGATGGTTTTTATTCTGCCCCTGACCAAGCTGCTGGTGGGCACACGAGTGGGAACTACGGCTGCGCTGGTGCCTCTGGTGGTCTTCATTGTACCCTATCTCACCCGGCTCTTTGAAAACTCCCTGCTGGAAGTCAACAAGGGTATCATTGAGGCCGCCCAGGCCATGGGAGCCTCATACTACGAGATAGTCCGTTATTTCCTTCTGCCTGAGGCCAAGGGTTCCCTGATTCTTTCAGTCACTACTGGAACTATCGGTCTCTTGGGAGCCACAGCCATGGCCGGTGCCATCGGCGCTGGTGGTGTGGGAGATCTGGCATTGACTTACGGCTATGAACGGTTGAATTTTCCCTTGATGCTGTTCACCGTCATTGTACTTATTGTTTTCGTTCAGATAATCCAAAGCATCGGCAATCACTTTGCCGCAAAATCAAGAGGTCATTGA
- a CDS encoding EFR1 family ferrodoxin (N-terminal region resembles flavodoxins. C-terminal ferrodoxin region binds two 4Fe-4S clusters.): MYYYSATGNSLYTARALQELLPEAELRSIPEAMAEGRLAVNAECVGFVFPMHYFGLPLQMEEFLEKLTIYESPYTFAIATCGVPYWGRPFLDAEAILAKKNRKLHGKWYVRLVSNYIPYRDIAADWRISIRAWLAERKIRKMAKFVF, from the coding sequence ATCTATTACTATTCAGCAACAGGCAATTCACTTTATACGGCCAGGGCTTTGCAGGAGTTGCTGCCGGAGGCGGAGCTGCGGTCTATTCCTGAGGCAATGGCGGAGGGTAGATTGGCTGTCAATGCGGAATGCGTGGGCTTTGTGTTTCCCATGCATTATTTTGGTCTGCCGCTACAGATGGAAGAGTTCCTGGAGAAGCTGACCATCTATGAATCTCCCTATACCTTTGCCATAGCCACCTGCGGTGTGCCCTACTGGGGCAGGCCCTTCCTGGATGCTGAGGCAATACTGGCCAAGAAGAACAGGAAGCTTCATGGCAAATGGTATGTGCGGCTGGTATCCAACTACATACCCTATAGGGATATTGCTGCTGACTGGCGCATAAGCATCAGGGCCTGGCTGGCGGAGCGAAAAATCCGCAAGATGGCAAAGTTTGTTTTCTGA
- a CDS encoding DUF169 domain-containing protein: protein MESKIGKYLKLGNHPVAVLWKGEMPEEAIHFQEGKWGCVVALIKAASKGKVACATRATTVCMGGRAGLGFQGYEHGWIEYFLSTGNENIANSEHYKKTPELARVFTDTIPRVSPKECLVFKPLDMVSDDERPECVIFLVNADQLSGLVTLANYDMESQDNVKVRFASGCGQAVLYPLSAEEKGDKACYIGLTDPSARKVIDKEQLSFSIPYSRFLELEQEAEGSFFATGTWDTIQRRI from the coding sequence ATGGAGAGCAAGATTGGCAAATATCTTAAGCTTGGTAATCATCCTGTAGCTGTGTTGTGGAAAGGCGAAATGCCGGAGGAGGCCATACACTTCCAGGAAGGGAAATGGGGGTGTGTGGTGGCGCTTATCAAGGCAGCCTCTAAGGGTAAAGTGGCTTGTGCGACAAGGGCCACAACTGTCTGCATGGGAGGCAGGGCTGGTCTGGGGTTCCAGGGATATGAGCATGGCTGGATAGAGTATTTCTTGTCCACCGGCAATGAAAATATTGCCAACAGCGAACATTACAAGAAAACGCCGGAACTGGCCAGGGTTTTTACGGATACTATTCCAAGGGTAAGTCCAAAGGAGTGCCTGGTTTTCAAACCTCTGGATATGGTGTCTGATGACGAGAGGCCTGAGTGCGTGATATTCCTGGTCAATGCAGACCAGCTCTCGGGACTGGTGACGCTGGCTAATTATGACATGGAGAGTCAGGACAATGTGAAGGTGCGTTTTGCCTCTGGCTGCGGTCAGGCGGTGCTATATCCCTTGTCTGCCGAAGAGAAGGGCGATAAGGCTTGCTATATCGGGCTGACAGATCCATCGGCCAGGAAGGTGATTGATAAGGAACAGCTTTCCTTTAGCATACCTTATAGCAGATTCCTGGAACTGGAGCAGGAAGCAGAGGGAAGCTTCTTTGCTACTGGCACATGGGACACTATACAGCGCAGGATTTAG
- a CDS encoding GNAT family N-acetyltransferase — protein MLHAEFSNQLLDDEKQIRQEVFVSEQGFEIEFDDIDNNSTHMMLYSDDDAVGCCRFFPGEAPGEYIIGRIAVRKAYRGQSMGKRIVEMALQHIKDTGASKVSLSAQVQAKGFYEALGFRAKGDVYLDEHCPHVHMEKCL, from the coding sequence ATGTTGCACGCTGAATTCTCGAATCAACTGCTGGATGATGAGAAACAGATTCGTCAGGAAGTGTTTGTGTCAGAGCAGGGCTTTGAGATTGAATTTGATGATATAGACAATAATTCAACGCACATGATGCTCTATAGTGATGATGATGCCGTAGGCTGCTGTCGGTTCTTTCCGGGGGAAGCTCCCGGTGAGTATATAATTGGCCGTATTGCTGTGCGAAAAGCCTACCGGGGCCAGTCTATGGGGAAGCGCATTGTTGAAATGGCCCTTCAGCACATCAAAGACACAGGAGCATCTAAAGTATCTCTATCAGCTCAGGTTCAGGCTAAAGGCTTCTATGAGGCGCTGGGCTTCCGGGCAAAGGGAGATGTGTATTTGGACGAGCATTGCCCACATGTACATATGGAGAAGTGTCTGTAG
- a CDS encoding MetQ/NlpA family ABC transporter substrate-binding protein has product MRFINFKKTGIIALALAVGVFAAGCGSENAQGKQDLVFSKSQGPYSELFENGVKPILEKKGYKIVGKDMSDLLQADVALSEGEVDFNVEQHTAYMENFNNKQDGHLAALTPIPTVPAGIYPGAKNSLGDISDGAKVAVPNDASNTARAYALLQKAGWIKLDPNKDLSTVTQQDIIENPHHIQFTEMKSLNIPAVREDFDFIVITGSIVYNAKIDPSTALLTEDILPHLLLQLVVNEKDKDSQWAKDIVAAYHSEEFAEYMKKNNNGLWYVPEVK; this is encoded by the coding sequence ATGAGATTCATCAATTTCAAAAAAACAGGAATAATTGCCTTGGCACTGGCTGTGGGTGTTTTTGCCGCCGGCTGCGGCAGTGAAAATGCCCAGGGCAAGCAGGATCTGGTTTTCAGTAAATCCCAGGGGCCTTACTCAGAACTCTTTGAAAACGGCGTGAAGCCCATCCTGGAGAAAAAGGGTTACAAGATTGTAGGCAAGGATATGTCAGATCTCCTGCAGGCAGATGTGGCACTCAGCGAAGGTGAAGTGGACTTCAACGTTGAGCAGCATACCGCCTACATGGAAAACTTCAACAACAAGCAGGACGGACATCTTGCTGCCCTCACTCCCATTCCCACTGTACCAGCAGGCATCTATCCGGGAGCAAAGAACTCCCTGGGCGATATCTCCGATGGTGCAAAAGTCGCAGTTCCCAATGACGCATCAAATACCGCCAGAGCCTATGCACTCTTACAGAAAGCTGGCTGGATCAAGCTTGACCCCAATAAGGACTTATCCACGGTCACCCAGCAGGACATCATAGAAAATCCTCATCACATCCAGTTCACGGAAATGAAATCCCTCAACATCCCTGCTGTGCGCGAGGACTTTGATTTCATCGTCATTACCGGCTCCATCGTCTACAATGCCAAGATCGACCCCTCTACTGCTCTCCTGACCGAGGATATTCTCCCCCACCTTCTCCTGCAGCTTGTGGTAAACGAAAAAGACAAGGACAGCCAGTGGGCCAAGGATATTGTAGCTGCCTACCACTCAGAGGAATTTGCCGAGTACATGAAGAAAAACAACAACGGGCTTTGGTATGTGCCGGAGGTAAAATAA
- a CDS encoding Rrf2 family transcriptional regulator, with amino-acid sequence MVSTRGRYALRVMLDLAEQESDRFIPLADIAKRQGISQKYLEIVIRELVKHKLLRGLRGKRGGYMLTRSPEDYTVGEILELTEGKFAIVSCTGNCAKQCDRKAFCRTLPMWQEFNKMTHDYFFGITLADLLGKP; translated from the coding sequence ATGGTATCTACGAGAGGCAGATATGCTCTCAGGGTCATGCTTGACCTGGCTGAGCAGGAATCTGACCGATTCATTCCTTTGGCAGATATTGCCAAACGGCAGGGCATCTCCCAGAAGTATCTGGAGATTGTCATAAGGGAACTGGTGAAACACAAGCTGCTGAGGGGATTGCGCGGCAAACGGGGAGGATATATGCTGACCCGTTCGCCAGAAGATTATACAGTGGGGGAGATACTGGAACTGACGGAGGGGAAATTTGCCATAGTATCCTGTACTGGAAATTGCGCAAAGCAATGTGACAGGAAGGCTTTCTGCCGTACCCTGCCTATGTGGCAGGAGTTCAATAAGATGACGCATGATTATTTTTTTGGCATCACGCTGGCAGACCTGCTGGGCAAACCGTAA
- a CDS encoding ATP-binding cassette domain-containing protein, translating into MIRFENVSKDFISGDKQVKALEQVNLTIPDGDIFGIIGFSGAGKSTLLRMVNALEVPTSGHVEINGQDIASLNYRDLRHVRQKIGMIFQQFNLLESKNVFDNIAIPLLLQKHSREEINARVNELLDFVELSDKAEAYPWQLSGGQKQRVGIARALATKPDILLCDEATSALDPETTDSILQLLAKINSSLGLTILFVTHQIQVIQKLCKHVAVMEKGRVVETGTVLDVFSAPQEPMTERFVQTVIPDHLPEPLCQALKTDSRPFKLLKLRFLGDNTRENLLYSLNTRLGLETSVLFASVTEIQREVLGIFIIQIFGPEKRLQEAAAYMQSRGVKWQEVAL; encoded by the coding sequence ATGATCAGATTCGAAAACGTCAGCAAAGATTTCATCAGTGGCGACAAGCAGGTCAAAGCCCTTGAGCAGGTGAACCTCACCATTCCCGATGGAGACATATTCGGCATCATCGGTTTCAGCGGGGCAGGAAAATCCACTCTGCTGCGCATGGTAAATGCCCTGGAAGTGCCCACCTCCGGCCATGTGGAAATCAATGGCCAGGATATAGCTTCCCTTAACTACCGTGACCTCAGGCATGTCCGTCAAAAAATAGGCATGATTTTTCAGCAGTTCAACCTGCTGGAGTCAAAAAACGTTTTTGACAACATAGCTATCCCTTTGCTGCTGCAAAAGCACTCAAGAGAGGAAATAAATGCCAGAGTGAACGAACTGCTGGATTTCGTAGAGCTTTCCGACAAGGCTGAAGCCTATCCCTGGCAGCTATCCGGTGGACAAAAGCAGCGCGTAGGAATCGCCAGAGCACTGGCCACCAAGCCTGATATACTGCTCTGCGATGAAGCCACCAGTGCCCTTGACCCGGAAACCACGGATTCCATCCTGCAACTTTTGGCAAAGATTAATTCCTCTCTCGGTCTTACCATACTGTTCGTCACCCATCAGATACAGGTGATACAGAAGCTTTGCAAGCACGTAGCTGTCATGGAAAAAGGCCGGGTGGTGGAAACCGGCACCGTATTAGATGTTTTCAGTGCGCCCCAAGAACCCATGACCGAACGCTTTGTACAAACAGTCATTCCCGACCATCTGCCAGAGCCGTTGTGCCAGGCATTGAAAACTGACAGTCGTCCTTTCAAACTGCTGAAGCTGAGATTTCTGGGAGACAATACCCGGGAGAACCTGCTCTACAGTCTAAATACCCGGCTGGGGCTTGAAACCAGCGTCCTCTTCGCTTCTGTGACTGAGATACAGCGGGAGGTTTTAGGAATCTTCATCATACAGATCTTTGGCCCTGAGAAACGGCTGCAGGAAGCCGCAGCTTACATGCAGTCCCGGGGCGTTAAATGGCAGGAGGTGGCTCTTTGA
- the sppA gene encoding signal peptide peptidase SppA gives MSKKNTNMQKVIKTLHKIAGKDKEEVAGVIIHLNTPGGTTGTSEEAAMMIEKVREKGIPVVASIADICCSGGYWIASACDYIFANRTSMTGSIGVIMQLPNINGLSEKLGVKQVTVKAGRMKDIGNPFRELTEEEREFLQEHAEETHEIFKEAVRKNRKEIPADVPEIFDGRPFSADFALQNHLIDEIGTFYDALDYLLSKAGVEEKDIKLQQNVEKKGILSKLFSMEVDNSLVNALADYLAGKSLSSR, from the coding sequence CTGAGCAAAAAGAATACCAACATGCAGAAAGTGATCAAGACCCTGCATAAGATTGCCGGAAAAGACAAGGAAGAGGTTGCAGGTGTCATCATTCACCTGAATACACCCGGCGGCACCACGGGTACCTCCGAGGAAGCGGCCATGATGATAGAGAAAGTCCGGGAGAAGGGGATCCCTGTAGTGGCTTCTATTGCAGACATATGCTGTTCCGGGGGCTACTGGATTGCCTCTGCCTGTGATTACATCTTTGCCAACCGCACATCCATGACTGGCAGCATAGGTGTTATCATGCAGCTGCCCAATATCAACGGGCTGTCCGAGAAACTGGGAGTGAAACAGGTAACGGTTAAGGCTGGAAGGATGAAGGACATAGGCAACCCATTCAGGGAGCTTACGGAGGAAGAGCGTGAGTTCTTGCAGGAACACGCCGAAGAAACTCATGAAATATTCAAAGAAGCGGTCAGGAAGAACCGCAAAGAAATACCAGCTGATGTGCCGGAAATCTTTGACGGGCGTCCCTTCTCGGCAGATTTTGCCCTGCAGAATCATCTGATTGATGAAATAGGCACCTTCTATGATGCTCTGGACTATTTGCTGAGCAAGGCAGGTGTGGAAGAAAAGGACATCAAGCTTCAGCAGAACGTGGAGAAGAAGGGAATATTATCAAAGCTTTTTTCCATGGAGGTAGATAACTCTCTTGTCAACGCACTGGCTGATTATCTGGCAGGGAAGTCGTTGTCATCACGATGA
- a CDS encoding DUF488 family protein, producing the protein MEHELLLKRVYEPCEPQDGYRILVDRLWPRGIKKEAAQLDEWAKEITPSTEIRRLYHQGDMPFEGFSQAYLEELESNEASETFVSNCSEQLKSQNVTLVYGAKNEQENHAMVLREWLKRKIAGGQYVAR; encoded by the coding sequence ATGGAGCATGAATTGCTGTTGAAACGTGTGTATGAACCCTGCGAACCACAAGATGGCTACAGGATACTTGTAGACAGGCTTTGGCCCAGGGGGATAAAGAAGGAAGCCGCTCAGCTGGATGAATGGGCAAAGGAAATCACCCCCAGTACGGAAATCCGCCGCCTGTATCACCAGGGGGATATGCCTTTTGAGGGTTTCTCTCAGGCATATCTTGAAGAGCTGGAGTCTAATGAGGCTTCTGAAACTTTTGTCAGCAACTGCAGTGAGCAGCTGAAATCGCAAAATGTCACGCTGGTATATGGGGCGAAGAATGAGCAGGAAAATCATGCGATGGTGCTTAGGGAATGGTTGAAGCGCAAGATAGCAGGAGGGCAATATGTTGCACGCTGA